Part of the Roseobacter litoralis Och 149 genome, CCAGGCACGCCGTCCTCTTCGATTACCTGCATCGACGGCTACCCAATGGCCCGCGAGGGGCGGGCAGGTGTGGCGCTTTTCGCGAGCGCTATCGCGTCCTTTGGCGGCGGAATCATGGGAATGATCGTCATGGCGGTACTTGCGCCAAGTCTCGCGGAACTTGCGTTGAACTTCGGCCCGACAGAGTATTTCGCGGTCATCCTTCTGGGCCTTGTGGCGGCCTCCGCGGTATCGAACGGGAACCCGCTGAAGGGCATAGCGATGGTTGTTGTGGGCCTGATGCTTGGCACTGTCGGCGTGGATATTACGACCGGTGCGGAACGCTTTACCATGGGAATTCCCGAAATGCGCGATGGTGTGCATCTGGTGATCGTTGCTATGGGCCTCTTCGGCGTGGGTGAACTGATCGTGTCGATCCGCGCCAATGCTACTGGCGCGCACCAGAACGAAATCGACTATTCCCAATTCTACCCCACCCAACAGGAGTGGAAAGCCATCTTTGCGCCAATCATGCGCGGTTCCGGCATCGGCAGCTTTTTTGGCGCGCTGCCGGGCACAGGCCAGACCGTCGCATCCGCCGTTGCCTATGCAGTCGAAAAGAAGATCTCGCCAAATCGCGCGAATTTCGGCAAGGGTGCAATCGAAGGTGTCGCCGTTCCAGAGGCGGCGAACAACTCGGCCACGCAGACCGCCTTCATTCCCACGCTGACCCTCGGCGTGCCGGGGAGTGCCTCGATGGCGCTCGTGATCGGGGCCCTGATGATGTACGGTATCGTTCCGGGACCTCGGCTGCTGGTGGAGCATGCCGACCTCTTCTGGGGGCTGGTCGCAAGCTTCCTAATTGGGAACGTGTTGCTTCTTATTCTAAACATCCCGCTCATTGGGCTTTGGGTGCGGCTGCTCAAGATACCATACCGCTACATGTATCCCACGATTATCGTCCTGATCTGTGTTGGCGTCTACTCGATCAACAACAACGTCTTTGATGTATGGTTGACGCTTGCGTTCGGCTGGGTCGGCTATCTGATGCGCCTGTTCCGGTTTGAGCCCGCACCTTTCCTAATCGGTTTTGTGCTGGGTCCGATGATGGAAGAACAGTTGCGCCGCGCCATGCTGTTGTCGCGCGGCGACGCAACAGTCTTCCTAACCCGTCCTATCAGCGGCACGCTGATTGCGATCACTGTCCTGCTTCTTACCTACGCGATCTATTCGTCCGTGAAACAGCGGCGTGCGCAAAATAAAGCGCAGATCGCATCGGAGCCGTAATTCAATCCAACTTCCAGACAAGGAAATACATAAACCATGAAACATTTACTCGCACTTAGCGCCGCCACGCTTCTCCTTGCTGCTCCGTTACACGCAGAGCCCGGCAAATGGACGGACGAGCCCGTTCGCATTGTCGTCACCTTCCCGCCGGGGGGAACCAGTGACCTGATTGCCCGCGTTCTCGCAAAGTATTTCGAAAGCGAATACGGACAAAAGGCGGTTGTAGACAACCGGCCGGGTGCTGGTGGCACGGTCGCGGCCGATTTCGTGGCCGAGCAGGATGCGGATGGCACGACCCTGATCCTTGGCAATAACGCGCCATTTACCATCGCACCGACACAGTTCGAAAACCTCCCCTATGATCCGATGGGCGATTTCACCCATATCGCCTATCTCGGCGCATCGACGCCCGCATTGTTCGTGCAGCCGTCCTCCGGAATCACGACCATTGAGCAGTATATTGACACAGCCAAGGGCGACGGCATCACCTATGGCTCGTCAGGCGTCGGCTCTATCACGCATATCCTCGGCAAGGCTGTGGACGTTGAGCTTGGCATCGAACAAATTCACGTACCCTATCAAGGCAGCGCGCCTGCTATCCAAGATTTTCGCGCTGGGGTGCTCGAGGCCTATTACGATATGGTCGCGCTCAACCGGGATTTGATCACCGAAGGCGAAACGCAGCCTATCGCACTTGCCGCCCCTGAACGTTCGCCGATCTTTCCTGAAATTCCGACTTTCCGTGAACTCGGCCACGACATCGTGATTGAGAACTGGACGGGGTTGTCAGGCCCGGCGGGCATGGATCCCGCGATGGTGAAAACGATTAATGAAACGGTGGCAGAGATCATGCAGCTTGAGGCCGTCATCGCGCAACTGGCACAGTTCGGCATCGCCCATATACCTATGGACACGGAAGAGTTCACCACTTTCGTACAAGGCACCATCACGACATGGGAACCGCTCATCAAGGCTGCAAAGGTCAATGGCTGACCTCGATGCATCGCGGTGCGTCCTTGGCGCACCGCACCTACAGAGACAAAGCCTGTGAAGATTGCCGTCCTGTTTGTCGGCGAAGTGCATGATCGCGGCTTCAATCAGTGCGCTCTTGAAGGTGTCAAGCGGATGCAGGCAACAGGCACGGCGGAGATAGAGATCATCAGTGGCGTGTCCTACCACCCGGACGCAATGATAGAGGCGTTGGAGGCCGCGACCGCCCGCGCGGATGGCGTCTTGTTCATCGGCGGACAGGGCAACAGTGTCACGCCGCAGGTTGCGGCGTCCTATCCTGATCGCAGATTTGCGGT contains:
- a CDS encoding Bug family tripartite tricarboxylate transporter substrate binding protein, translating into MKHLLALSAATLLLAAPLHAEPGKWTDEPVRIVVTFPPGGTSDLIARVLAKYFESEYGQKAVVDNRPGAGGTVAADFVAEQDADGTTLILGNNAPFTIAPTQFENLPYDPMGDFTHIAYLGASTPALFVQPSSGITTIEQYIDTAKGDGITYGSSGVGSITHILGKAVDVELGIEQIHVPYQGSAPAIQDFRAGVLEAYYDMVALNRDLITEGETQPIALAAPERSPIFPEIPTFRELGHDIVIENWTGLSGPAGMDPAMVKTINETVAEIMQLEAVIAQLAQFGIAHIPMDTEEFTTFVQGTITTWEPLIKAAKVNG
- a CDS encoding tripartite tricarboxylate transporter permease, producing the protein MEILTGFGNGLLVALQPENLLYCFIGVFLGTFIGVLPGIGSLAAISMILPLTFYLEPTSALVMIAGVYYGAEYGGSIASILMNIPGTPSSSITCIDGYPMAREGRAGVALFASAIASFGGGIMGMIVMAVLAPSLAELALNFGPTEYFAVILLGLVAASAVSNGNPLKGIAMVVVGLMLGTVGVDITTGAERFTMGIPEMRDGVHLVIVAMGLFGVGELIVSIRANATGAHQNEIDYSQFYPTQQEWKAIFAPIMRGSGIGSFFGALPGTGQTVASAVAYAVEKKISPNRANFGKGAIEGVAVPEAANNSATQTAFIPTLTLGVPGSASMALVIGALMMYGIVPGPRLLVEHADLFWGLVASFLIGNVLLLILNIPLIGLWVRLLKIPYRYMYPTIIVLICVGVYSINNNVFDVWLTLAFGWVGYLMRLFRFEPAPFLIGFVLGPMMEEQLRRAMLLSRGDATVFLTRPISGTLIAITVLLLTYAIYSSVKQRRAQNKAQIASEP